TTTGCTTCAAGTACGGCAAAAATTAGGCTTAAAAATAACCCTAGGATTAATGAACAGACCGCAAGCCCTAAAGTCATTAGAGCTGCGGTAAGCATTAAAGAAAGAAAATCATAACTCATAGATTATTTTGTCATCCATTTATCATAGATTTTTTGGTATTCACCATTTGCTTTAATTGCAGCTAAACCTTTGTTTAATTGCTCAGCTAATTCTTTATTTGATTTATGCATCGCAATGCCTAAACCATTACCAAAATATTTTTTATTTGCTACTTTTTCGCCTACAAATTGCATTTCTGGTTCTTTACTAATCATATCTGCAAGTACTGCAGTATCACCAAAAATCATATCAATTCTACCGCTCTTTAAGTCTAAAATTGCGCTTTGTAAGCTTGCATAAGCCTTAGTTGTATATTGTTTGGTTTCTGCTACTGTGTATTGTTGGAATGTGGTTCCATTTTGAACGCCAACATTTTTTGCACTTTCTAACGTTGCTTTTCCTTTAAGGGTTACATAGCTTGCAGTGCTATCGTAATATGCATCAGAGAATAAAACCTGTTTTGCTCTCGCATCGGTAATATCAATAGCGGAAATAGATGCATCAAAGCGTTTTGCTTTTAAATTTGGAATTAGTGCATCAAAAGCTTCACCTTTAAATTTGCAAGTTGCTTGGATTTCTTTACAAATTGCATTAGCCACATCGACATCAAAGCCAATAATCTCGCCTTTTTCATTTGTGGTTTCAAATGGTGGATAGCTAGGTTCCATTGCAAAAGTAAGCTCTTGTGCGCTTGCTGCTACGGATGCGCCTAATAAAATTGCAGTTAACAATGTTTTTTTCATAATAAAATCCTTATTCTCTAGTGAGAAAGATATTGTTTAAATTGTTCGGTTTTCGGGTTTTCAAAACAATCTGCCGAACCTATTTCGATAATCTTTCCCTGCTCCATATACACCACTTTCGTTGCTACTTTTTGTGCAACATTGACTTCGTGGGTCACAATCACCTGAGTAATGCCAGTTTCTTGTAATTCTTTAATTATATCTACAACTTGCGCTGTAATTTCTGGATCTAGCGCTGCCGTTGGTTCATCAAATAACAGAACTTGTGGCTTCATCATCAGTGCGCGGGCTATTGCAACACGTTGTTGCTGACCGCCTGATAAATGTAATGGAAAGCGATCGGCAAGTTGTTCTAAACGTAAACGTTTTAATAATTCCATCGCATCTGCCTTGGCTTCATTTTCGCTTACGCCACGTACTTTCATTGGCGCTTCAATTAAGTTTTCAATAACAGTTAAGTGTGGCCAAAGGTGATATTGTTGAAACACCATTCCTACATCTTGACGTAGTTGTCTGATTGCTTTGGGATTTGCCATTGCGTTAGATAAATTAAATTCATTGTTTGCAATGCTTAATTCGCCAGATTTTGGCACTTCTAACAAATTTAATGTACGAATTAATGTACTTTTGCCTGCGCCACTTGGACCCAGCAACACAACGGTATCGCCTTCTTCTGCTTCAAGGTTAATATCAAATAACGCTTGTGATGAACCGTAAAAGAAATTGAGATTTTTAACACGAATAGCCATTTTTCTTCTCTATGCTTTACAAGATGAGAAAATATTACATTTTTATGCATAATTATGCAAGTGCGATTAATAAAAAATCCCAAAAAATTTTGGGATTTTAAAAACTCGCTTGAAATCAACCGCACTTTAGGCTTGTTTTGCCATTTCAAACTCAATT
This portion of the Haemophilus haemolyticus genome encodes:
- the artP gene encoding arginine ABC transporter ATP-binding protein ArtP, which codes for MAIRVKNLNFFYGSSQALFDINLEAEEGDTVVLLGPSGAGKSTLIRTLNLLEVPKSGELSIANNEFNLSNAMANPKAIRQLRQDVGMVFQQYHLWPHLTVIENLIEAPMKVRGVSENEAKADAMELLKRLRLEQLADRFPLHLSGGQQQRVAIARALMMKPQVLLFDEPTAALDPEITAQVVDIIKELQETGITQVIVTHEVNVAQKVATKVVYMEQGKIIEIGSADCFENPKTEQFKQYLSH
- a CDS encoding lysine/arginine/ornithine ABC transporter substrate-binding protein, with product MKKTLLTAILLGASVAASAQELTFAMEPSYPPFETTNEKGEIIGFDVDVANAICKEIQATCKFKGEAFDALIPNLKAKRFDASISAIDITDARAKQVLFSDAYYDSTASYVTLKGKATLESAKNVGVQNGTTFQQYTVAETKQYTTKAYASLQSAILDLKSGRIDMIFGDTAVLADMISKEPEMQFVGEKVANKKYFGNGLGIAMHKSNKELAEQLNKGLAAIKANGEYQKIYDKWMTK